A stretch of Spirosoma oryzicola DNA encodes these proteins:
- a CDS encoding 4a-hydroxytetrahydrobiopterin dehydratase, protein MWEEKDNQLTREFMFTDFSEAFAFMTRVALIAEKMDHHPWWSNVYNKVTIRLSTHDAGNTVTEKDQKMAAAIDKLIVGEVW, encoded by the coding sequence ATGTGGGAGGAAAAAGACAATCAACTGACGCGTGAGTTTATGTTCACCGATTTTTCGGAAGCGTTCGCTTTCATGACCCGCGTGGCGCTTATCGCCGAGAAAATGGATCACCATCCGTGGTGGTCGAACGTGTACAACAAGGTAACGATCCGGCTTTCTACGCATGATGCGGGCAATACCGTGACGGAAAAGGATCAGAAGATGGCGGCTGCTATCGATAAATTGATTGTTGGCGAAGTGTGGTAA
- a CDS encoding glycoside hydrolase family 43 protein, which translates to MKNWFLYVLVTLSLTEFGGCKSGDKPNPTPNPPVAAVDTVGRFQNPQLTAAPDPWVTSKDGFYYVMHTTGNSLRIYKTRSMSRLNQARPVTVWTPPATGPNSRDIWAPELFNINNKWYIYYAADNNGVDATHRMFVLENESADPTQGTWVDKGQLNLPDNKWAIDGTVLQLDNQLYFAWSGWENDLGGQQNLYLCKLTNPYTAEGPRIRVSTPDYTWEKQGFGVNEGPEFLVHNNTVYLIYSASFCGTDFYALGQLSAPTNANLLTPSSWTKSATPVFGPYSGNGAYSVGHNGFFTSADGTQNWLVYHANAAPGQGCGDQRSLRMQPFGWKADGAPDFGSPTPLTEWIKRPSGE; encoded by the coding sequence ATGAAAAACTGGTTTCTTTATGTACTCGTAACGCTGTCGCTGACCGAATTTGGCGGCTGCAAATCTGGCGATAAGCCTAACCCCACCCCTAACCCACCGGTAGCAGCGGTCGATACCGTCGGCAGGTTTCAGAACCCCCAGTTAACGGCGGCCCCCGATCCGTGGGTGACCAGCAAAGACGGGTTTTATTACGTGATGCACACCACCGGCAACAGCCTCCGCATCTACAAAACCCGCTCGATGAGCCGACTGAATCAGGCCCGGCCCGTTACCGTCTGGACTCCACCGGCTACGGGTCCTAACTCGCGGGACATCTGGGCTCCTGAGCTGTTCAATATTAACAACAAGTGGTACATCTATTATGCCGCCGACAACAACGGTGTCGATGCTACCCACCGGATGTTTGTGCTCGAAAACGAATCGGCGGACCCCACACAAGGCACCTGGGTTGATAAAGGTCAATTGAACCTGCCCGACAACAAATGGGCCATCGACGGAACCGTCTTGCAACTGGACAACCAGCTTTATTTCGCGTGGTCGGGCTGGGAAAACGATCTGGGTGGTCAGCAGAACCTGTACCTCTGCAAGCTAACCAATCCGTACACTGCCGAAGGGCCACGGATTCGCGTATCAACACCTGATTATACCTGGGAAAAACAAGGGTTCGGTGTCAACGAAGGCCCGGAGTTTCTGGTGCACAACAACACGGTTTATTTGATTTACTCGGCTAGTTTCTGCGGCACCGACTTCTACGCTTTAGGCCAGCTCTCCGCCCCTACCAACGCCAACCTGCTGACGCCTTCCTCCTGGACGAAATCAGCAACGCCGGTCTTTGGTCCGTATTCGGGCAATGGCGCTTACAGCGTAGGCCATAACGGCTTTTTCACGTCAGCCGATGGCACCCAGAACTGGCTTGTCTACCACGCCAACGCGGCCCCCGGCCAGGGTTGCGGGGACCAGCGTTCGTTACGCATGCAGCCGTTCGGCTGGAAAGCCGACGGAGCGCCTGATTTTGGCTCGCCCACGCCCCTGACGGAATGGATAAAGCGACCGAGTGGCGAATAG
- a CDS encoding RagB/SusD family nutrient uptake outer membrane protein — MKNILSALSLVTVLGLTSCDRSLTIVNPNQVTTESFWKTSDDALAGVNSVYSTMHRGGISRWMPFYYIIRSDEGRSQSPATDIVNNMDQFLITDYNYGNAYGVWNDNYIGINRANQVINYLPAIQMDETLKQRYIGEAKFLRAMYYFHLVTLWGNVPLVLQVSVVGDRPSSATSAQVWAQIEKDLTEAAPVLPTTYASAELGRATRGAAYALLARSYMQQRKYTESLTPLQWLADGEGKGIYALTANYRDNFLISTENNRESIFEWQFQINPAETTDDDTETPNQNYGTSLAQFFGPPSIGWSDGEANRWPTREFYEPTTTGARDPRLEASFLFDSTNVKGPDSTLIYGQTFTQRYGRDNKRVWFRKFQNDHWKNEEGYRSPNNWRYIRYADVLLMYAEALNATGKTTQAYAYVDQVRRRAGLPTLTAARPGLTQDQFLAQLKHERVTELSGEGHRWNDLARWGDLGPQLASRDPAFSTFVKGKSELLPIPQLDRDLNPNLIQNPNY; from the coding sequence ATGAAAAACATACTGAGCGCTTTGAGTCTGGTTACCGTTCTGGGACTGACGAGCTGCGACCGAAGCTTAACCATTGTAAACCCCAACCAGGTAACGACCGAGTCGTTCTGGAAAACGTCCGACGATGCCCTGGCGGGGGTCAATTCTGTCTACAGCACCATGCACCGGGGTGGCATTTCGCGGTGGATGCCGTTTTATTACATTATCCGTTCCGACGAGGGCCGCAGCCAAAGTCCAGCGACCGACATCGTCAACAACATGGATCAGTTCCTGATCACGGATTACAACTACGGCAATGCCTACGGCGTCTGGAACGATAACTACATCGGCATCAACCGGGCCAATCAGGTGATCAACTACCTGCCTGCCATTCAGATGGACGAAACGCTGAAGCAACGCTATATCGGCGAAGCGAAGTTTTTGCGGGCCATGTACTACTTTCACCTGGTTACGTTGTGGGGCAATGTGCCGCTTGTTTTGCAGGTATCGGTGGTAGGCGACAGACCTAGCTCGGCAACCAGTGCGCAGGTTTGGGCGCAGATCGAAAAGGATCTGACCGAAGCGGCTCCTGTCCTGCCAACAACCTACGCTTCGGCGGAGCTGGGCCGGGCCACCCGAGGAGCGGCTTATGCCTTGCTGGCACGTTCGTACATGCAGCAGCGCAAATACACCGAGTCGCTTACGCCCCTACAATGGCTGGCGGATGGCGAAGGCAAGGGTATCTACGCCTTGACAGCGAACTACCGCGACAACTTTTTGATCTCGACAGAAAACAACCGGGAGTCTATCTTTGAATGGCAGTTTCAGATCAACCCGGCGGAAACGACGGATGACGATACGGAAACCCCCAATCAGAACTACGGCACGTCGCTGGCCCAGTTCTTCGGCCCTCCAAGCATTGGCTGGTCCGACGGCGAAGCGAACCGCTGGCCAACCCGCGAGTTCTACGAACCAACGACTACGGGTGCCCGCGACCCGCGCCTGGAAGCTTCGTTTCTGTTTGATTCAACTAATGTGAAAGGACCAGATTCCACGCTGATCTACGGCCAGACGTTTACCCAACGTTACGGTCGGGACAACAAGCGGGTGTGGTTCCGGAAGTTTCAGAACGACCATTGGAAAAACGAGGAAGGCTACCGCTCGCCCAACAACTGGCGTTATATCCGCTATGCCGACGTGCTGCTGATGTACGCCGAAGCCTTGAACGCGACGGGCAAGACCACCCAGGCCTATGCGTATGTCGATCAGGTACGACGCCGGGCTGGATTGCCAACGCTTACGGCGGCAAGACCGGGGTTAACGCAGGATCAGTTTCTGGCTCAGCTCAAGCACGAACGCGTGACGGAATTATCGGGTGAAGGCCACCGCTGGAATGACCTGGCCCGCTGGGGCGATCTGGGGCCGCAACTGGCTAGCCGTGACCCGGCTTTTTCGACGTTCGTAAAAGGGAAAAGCGAATTGCTTCCCATTCCGCAGCTGGATCGTGACCTGAATCCAAACCTGATCCAGAACCCGAATTACTAA
- a CDS encoding SusC/RagA family TonB-linked outer membrane protein, with translation MKRMVLPLSLWMAGTVVLSLPSVAAAQLLTRAQSRTEHTFPENKPSRARSLKKVLSELEKRYKVSFAYDESLLANRLTETEPDGSTLEQSLNQLLNEQGLRYRKIKDNLYVIQPIPKKEPVSVNAPVAPDEARPVELREVTAVRRITGQITDETNAGLPGANVLEKGTTNGTTTDANGNFTLNASDAATTLTVSSVGYVNQDVAINNQSTINVKLVPDNRTLEEVVVIGYQTVRKRDVTGANDVISVAQSNRVTANSVAESIQGLSPGVTVRNTGVPGQQASIQIRGVASFLNTDPLYIIDGMIADANPTINNDDIESIQVLKDASAAAIYGSRAANGVIIITTKQGKEGPVRVSFAAKYGVQQTYKRWDLTDASGFAALQRQQYQNSSQTPPSSVAEATFNPAINTNWQDEVLRTGSLQDYNLTLSGGSKTGSYLISGSYFNNVGYVIGSNFDRASLRINTRSTIGRFTFGENAVLTNSNIRNFPAGNPIYDMASMLPVIPVQDPSFINASNPEGYGIGTNPGAVTYAYNPVAARNLVSNKSNFAKLVGNAYLDVKLTDWLNYRANAGLEVSFDYTQNLRRIGIYQYSAAVVPSSVGEDRSRYLSLLFEHTLNFNKTVGVHNINGVVGISQQTAQRDVTSGSRTNLGYAGGQYFTTINAATGISNSAGGTPDNYRILGYIGRVNYTYNDKYLLTLTGRVDQDSRFGENYRTGFFPSVAGAWRISQEKFFHVDWISDLKLNASYGKLGIVVPTLGSFPYTAFINNNPRAIFGIDQNASVGAYQAQLANPDLRWEQRISQNYGVTASFLNNRLSAEINYYNSLSSDAILNLAVPGYLGNLRGNPYVNTASIRNRGVEFSATYRNNEHAVKWDVSANFTTIKNRIENVGNQGQNVNYIQSGNTRSQVGQPVGQWYVLKTAGIFQTQEEVNNYRGPNGNLIQPDARPGDIRYVDTNGDGQITQNDDRQFVSSPWPKLQTGAQFNGSYKQFSLNVQLVGVFGYTVYNDVRRSLDSYQNTNFRRDVNPWSPTNTNTNDPRIALQATPNANVYNPQGIISNNFGYTDRWLEDASYLRVRNVEIGYTLPKALLSKIAVRNGRVFVSGQNLFTITKYTGLDPDVTGAGGTAGIQERGVDNGNWPSPRVISVGLTGDF, from the coding sequence ATGAAAAGAATGGTTTTACCCCTTTCGCTCTGGATGGCAGGAACGGTGGTACTCAGTCTACCGTCTGTAGCTGCGGCCCAGTTGCTGACCCGGGCTCAAAGCAGGACAGAACACACGTTTCCCGAAAATAAGCCGAGTCGGGCTCGCTCCTTAAAGAAAGTGTTGAGCGAGTTGGAAAAGCGCTACAAAGTCAGCTTTGCGTATGATGAGTCGCTGCTGGCCAACCGCCTGACCGAAACCGAACCGGATGGCAGCACGCTGGAACAGTCGCTGAATCAGCTGCTTAACGAACAGGGACTACGTTACCGGAAAATCAAGGATAATCTGTACGTTATCCAGCCTATTCCCAAAAAGGAACCCGTTTCGGTAAACGCTCCCGTCGCACCCGACGAAGCCCGTCCGGTCGAGCTGCGGGAAGTCACCGCCGTCCGGCGCATCACCGGTCAGATTACCGACGAAACCAATGCGGGTTTACCGGGGGCCAACGTCCTGGAAAAAGGCACCACCAACGGTACCACCACCGACGCGAACGGCAACTTTACCCTGAACGCCAGTGATGCGGCAACAACGCTCACCGTGTCGAGCGTCGGCTACGTGAACCAGGACGTAGCTATCAACAACCAGTCGACGATCAATGTGAAGCTGGTCCCCGACAACCGCACCCTCGAAGAAGTCGTGGTTATTGGGTACCAGACCGTTCGTAAGCGGGACGTTACGGGGGCCAACGACGTGATCAGCGTAGCGCAGTCGAACCGGGTAACGGCTAACTCCGTCGCCGAATCCATCCAGGGTCTTTCGCCCGGCGTCACGGTTCGGAATACGGGGGTACCAGGGCAGCAGGCTTCAATCCAGATTCGCGGGGTTGCCAGCTTCCTGAACACCGATCCGCTGTACATCATCGACGGGATGATTGCCGACGCGAACCCGACCATCAACAACGACGACATCGAGTCCATTCAAGTGTTGAAAGATGCGTCCGCAGCGGCTATCTACGGATCAAGAGCGGCCAACGGCGTGATCATCATCACGACGAAACAAGGGAAAGAAGGTCCGGTGCGCGTGTCGTTCGCGGCCAAATACGGCGTGCAACAGACTTACAAACGCTGGGATCTTACCGACGCGTCGGGTTTTGCGGCTCTGCAACGGCAGCAATACCAGAACTCCAGCCAGACGCCCCCCTCCAGTGTAGCCGAAGCAACGTTTAACCCGGCCATCAATACCAACTGGCAGGACGAAGTTCTCCGTACGGGTAGTTTACAAGACTACAACCTGACCTTGTCGGGCGGCTCGAAGACCGGTTCGTATCTGATTTCGGGCAGCTACTTTAATAACGTGGGCTATGTGATCGGTAGCAACTTCGACCGGGCCAGCCTGCGGATCAATACCCGGAGCACCATCGGTCGCTTTACGTTTGGCGAGAATGCCGTGCTGACCAACTCCAACATTCGGAATTTCCCGGCGGGCAACCCGATCTACGACATGGCCAGTATGCTGCCCGTTATCCCGGTGCAGGACCCTAGTTTTATCAACGCCAGCAACCCGGAAGGCTACGGGATCGGTACCAATCCCGGTGCAGTAACCTACGCCTACAACCCGGTGGCCGCGCGTAATCTGGTATCGAACAAAAGCAACTTCGCCAAACTGGTTGGAAACGCTTACCTCGATGTCAAGCTGACCGACTGGTTGAATTACCGCGCCAACGCGGGTCTGGAAGTAAGTTTCGATTACACCCAGAACCTGCGCCGGATCGGCATTTATCAGTACAGCGCGGCTGTGGTGCCCAGTTCCGTCGGCGAAGACCGGTCCCGCTACCTGAGTCTGCTGTTCGAGCATACGCTGAACTTTAACAAAACGGTTGGCGTCCACAACATCAACGGCGTGGTCGGGATCAGCCAGCAAACGGCCCAGCGTGACGTTACGTCGGGTTCTCGCACCAATCTGGGGTACGCCGGTGGTCAGTATTTCACGACCATCAATGCGGCTACGGGCATCTCGAACTCCGCCGGTGGCACGCCCGACAACTACCGGATTCTTGGGTACATCGGCCGGGTGAACTATACCTACAACGACAAATACCTGCTGACGCTGACGGGTCGCGTTGACCAGGATTCGCGCTTTGGGGAGAACTACCGGACGGGTTTCTTCCCATCGGTGGCCGGTGCCTGGCGTATCAGTCAGGAAAAGTTTTTCCACGTCGACTGGATCTCGGATCTGAAGCTGAATGCCTCGTACGGCAAATTGGGTATTGTGGTGCCAACCCTTGGTTCGTTTCCGTACACGGCCTTTATCAACAACAACCCAAGAGCCATTTTCGGGATCGACCAGAACGCCAGCGTGGGGGCTTACCAGGCTCAGTTGGCAAACCCGGATCTGCGCTGGGAACAGCGGATTTCGCAGAACTACGGGGTAACCGCCAGCTTCCTCAACAACCGGCTTTCGGCGGAGATCAACTATTACAACTCCCTGTCGTCGGATGCGATTCTGAACCTGGCCGTACCGGGCTATCTGGGTAATCTGCGCGGTAATCCGTACGTGAATACGGCGTCGATCCGCAACCGGGGTGTTGAGTTTTCGGCTACGTACCGCAACAATGAACACGCCGTCAAGTGGGATGTATCGGCTAACTTCACCACGATCAAGAACCGGATCGAAAACGTCGGCAATCAGGGACAAAACGTAAATTACATTCAGAGTGGCAACACCCGCTCGCAGGTTGGCCAACCCGTTGGTCAGTGGTACGTCCTGAAAACAGCCGGTATTTTCCAGACGCAGGAAGAAGTCAACAACTACCGGGGACCGAATGGCAACCTCATCCAGCCCGATGCCCGGCCCGGTGATATCCGCTACGTAGACACCAACGGCGACGGTCAGATTACACAAAATGACGACCGCCAGTTTGTTAGTTCGCCCTGGCCCAAATTACAGACCGGTGCGCAGTTCAACGGCAGCTACAAGCAGTTTAGTTTGAACGTGCAGCTGGTGGGTGTGTTTGGCTACACCGTGTACAACGATGTTCGCCGGTCGCTGGACAGCTACCAGAACACCAATTTCCGCCGGGACGTCAACCCGTGGTCGCCGACGAACACGAACACCAACGACCCACGCATTGCGTTGCAGGCAACCCCCAACGCGAATGTGTACAATCCGCAGGGGATCATTTCAAACAACTTTGGGTACACGGACCGCTGGCTGGAAGACGCTTCGTACTTGCGGGTGCGAAACGTGGAGATCGGCTATACGCTTCCCAAAGCACTGTTGAGCAAAATCGCGGTCCGGAACGGGCGGGTGTTTGTAAGCGGTCAGAACCTGTTCACCATCACGAAATACACGGGCCTTGATCCCGACGTAACGGGTGCAGGAGGTACTGCTGGCATCCAGGAGCGTGGTGTCGATAACGGCAACTGGCCCTCGCCCCGCGTCATTTCGGTCGGTTTGACGGGTGATTTTTAA
- a CDS encoding FecR family protein, whose protein sequence is MNASDLPDYSHYSINEFVLDESFRRWVLQPDEETMSFWHSFMLRHPEQQPVIEEASAILLHLRIRQDDLTDSRQERIWQVLDTAYEQQMQPLGEVKTRWQRWVNPFRRWQLAASLTGLLVLAGGGWAYWHYGQRQEVHTNYGQLLTVTLPDGSQVRLNGNSTLSYPTDWTNARDREVWLEGEAFFTVTKQRTSSGRLKFITHTPNLDISVLGTRFNVNTRRGQTQVVLSEGKIQLSQPNGPAARVMLMKPGELATAQSEALPVAIKRAKPQLYTAWTKQEFAFENTPLRAIAQQLNDGWGLTLVFDDDALAERRFTGNLSSQDVETLLTTLAATFDLQVVRDKDRIYLHRQ, encoded by the coding sequence ATGAATGCCTCAGATCTACCGGATTATAGTCATTACTCCATAAACGAGTTTGTTCTGGACGAATCATTTCGTCGGTGGGTGCTACAGCCCGACGAAGAGACGATGTCGTTCTGGCATTCGTTTATGCTCAGGCATCCCGAACAGCAGCCCGTCATTGAGGAAGCCAGTGCCATTTTACTGCACCTTCGCATTCGGCAGGACGATTTGACGGATAGCCGCCAGGAACGCATCTGGCAGGTGCTGGATACGGCCTACGAGCAGCAGATGCAGCCATTGGGCGAAGTCAAAACACGCTGGCAACGTTGGGTCAATCCATTCCGGCGTTGGCAATTGGCGGCCTCGCTAACGGGTTTGCTGGTGCTGGCGGGCGGTGGCTGGGCCTACTGGCACTACGGGCAACGGCAGGAGGTGCATACGAATTACGGCCAGTTGCTGACCGTTACGCTTCCCGACGGGTCGCAGGTGCGGCTGAACGGGAACTCAACGCTTTCCTACCCAACCGACTGGACAAACGCCCGCGACCGCGAGGTATGGCTCGAAGGCGAAGCTTTTTTTACCGTCACCAAACAGCGCACATCGTCGGGGCGGCTCAAATTCATTACCCACACGCCTAACCTGGACATATCGGTGCTAGGAACCCGGTTTAATGTCAACACCCGCCGGGGACAAACGCAGGTCGTACTGTCGGAAGGAAAAATTCAGTTGTCACAACCGAACGGTCCGGCAGCTCGTGTGATGCTGATGAAGCCCGGCGAACTAGCCACGGCCCAGTCGGAAGCCCTACCGGTCGCGATCAAACGGGCCAAACCGCAACTGTATACGGCCTGGACTAAGCAGGAATTCGCCTTCGAAAACACCCCGCTGCGCGCCATTGCCCAACAGCTGAATGATGGTTGGGGCCTGACGCTTGTTTTCGATGATGACGCGCTGGCCGAACGACGGTTTACGGGCAATTTATCCAGTCAGGATGTAGAGACGCTGTTAACAACGCTGGCAGCTACGTTCGACTTACAGGTTGTCCGGGACAAGGACCGGATCTACCTGCACCGACAGTAA
- a CDS encoding RNA polymerase sigma factor, with translation MDASLSYSYSTDTVLWDDFLNGNKAAYAYLYGKYAKTLYNYGYKIAQNREMTEDCLQDLFLTILETRERLGRTDSIKFYLMRALRRDIVRKLTREQRFDHELDTLDFKIEFYYEPTWLDAQISQEQSTLLLHELNSLPARQKEALFLKYFDNLSYEEIAGVMGIEQSSVYKIVYKAIASLQKRMALHTILAVLALIR, from the coding sequence TTGGATGCCTCCTTAAGTTACTCTTACTCAACGGATACCGTACTCTGGGATGATTTTTTAAACGGCAATAAAGCGGCCTATGCCTATCTCTACGGTAAGTACGCCAAAACACTCTATAACTACGGATACAAGATCGCTCAGAATCGGGAAATGACCGAGGACTGTCTGCAAGACCTCTTCCTGACCATCCTCGAAACACGCGAGCGGTTAGGCCGCACCGATTCGATTAAATTTTACCTGATGCGGGCGCTTCGTCGGGATATCGTCCGCAAGCTTACCCGCGAACAACGATTCGATCACGAACTGGACACGCTCGATTTTAAGATCGAATTCTACTACGAACCCACCTGGCTGGACGCCCAGATTTCTCAGGAACAATCGACGCTATTACTGCATGAGCTGAATAGCCTACCCGCCCGCCAGAAGGAAGCCCTTTTTTTGAAGTATTTCGACAATCTGAGCTACGAGGAGATAGCGGGCGTCATGGGCATCGAGCAAAGCTCCGTTTACAAGATTGTTTATAAAGCCATTGCCTCGCTCCAAAAGCGGATGGCCCTGCACACTATTCTCGCCGTCCTGGCACTGATCCGATAA